TTCCGCAACAAACTGTATGCTTTGCTGATGCCGGATACGGATCAGGAAAAGATAAGAATCCAGGAAATCGAGTTCCGTTTGTACGGGTACGAGGTTCTCAAATTTCTTGTCCAGTATATACCGGTAGGTTTTGGCCAGTTGCGTGATGTAATCGGCCGACAGGTCGGGGCTCTTATACACCAGGTTGGTCAGCACACTAAGAGAGTTGAAGAAAAAGTGTGGATCTATCTGGTTGCGCAAAGCATCGTATTTCGCCTGTATGTTTTCGCGCATCAGCCGCTCTGTCTGGAGCTGGTATTCCTTCCAGCCGGAGTAGTAAAATATAATGCCGTTGAAAGCCAGTATCAGCAGGTAAAACATGAATGCCCCGAAATTTAATTCGTAACTGAAGCGCCTGACGCTTTCCCAGGCTTCGTAACGATGAAAAAACAATGCATCCATACCGGCATACCAAAGACCGAACAGGAAAGCCGCCAGCAGCCCGTATATCAGGAGGATACCACAAAGCAGTATCAGTCGCCCGGAGGCATTTTTGTTCATCGTCTTCTTATCTATTCGTGTAGCCAGCCACGTTGCACCTTCCCAAACAATGAGGCCTACAACAACATAGCAAAAACTGAACACCTGTCCTCTGAAATCCATTATCTGCCATTTTGTAATAAATGTCTGATCGAAGGATTTAAAGATGGTGCTGAAGGTGTACAGTATCAGTATCCTGGACAGATACAGGAACAGCTTACTGGAAAATAATTTTTCATTCGCCTGGAAGTTCATCTGGTTGTTTGTCTGGTTCTAAAAATAGTTATTTTCCTTAAACCAGTTGAATGCCCCTGATACAGCGGCTTCCACCGGAGTGTACCGCACCTGCAGGTCACGTTCCGATTTTTTACCGGAGTAGTAGTTATCCAGGCATAACAAGTAAGCGGTCGTATAGTTCAATTTCGATGAAATACCGGGGATAGAGCCGAACAGCCCGGCAGCCCTGAGTATAAACGCCGGTATCTTTATTTGCAGCTGTTTTTTGCCGGATATTTTTCTCAGCAGTCTGAAAAACTCGCCGTAGCTGAGGTTGTGGCCGGCCAGGAGATAGCAGTCACCTGCCTTCCCGTTTGTAATAGCGCTGATAATACCCTTACATACATCCCTGATATGTACGAAGTTTTTCCCGCCCGGCGGATAGAAGAGCAGCCGGTGTTTCAGACCATACAGGATAAGTTTGCCGGAGCTGGGTTTCACATCCTGCGGACCGATCATAAAAGTTGGATTCACTACCACAGCCGGCAATTGCCGGGCTACTACCTGTTCCAGCACATATTGCTGAGCAAGGTATTTGCTGTTGATATAACCTGAGTTGGCGTTGAACAATGTAAATCCGTTCAGCTCATTTCCCGGGTTGTTTTTGTTGCCGGGACCAATGGTATTGGCAGTGCTTACATAAATGAGCCGCTTTACCTGGCGGACGAGACAAGCCGCTACAATATAGCGGGTAGCCGTAAAATTAGCCTGTTCATAAGCATCAAAGGAAACGCCCCATTGTTCCGTAATACAGGCGGCATGGATCACAATATCACAGCCTTTTACAGCCTCCATAACATCTTCCTGGTTATCGATACTCCCGAAAAAGATTTCACAGGGGATATCAGCGATGCATTTTATATCTGCCGAAGGCCTTATCAATACTTTTATATCATAACCTATCCGGTATAATTCCCGTGTAAGGTTGGAACCCAGGAAGCCACTGGCGCCGGTGACCAATACTTTTTTCATTTTTCAGAGAGATAAAGAATAAGGAATTTCTTTTTTCACTTCCCGGGATACCAGTTTCAGTCGCAATGTGAGCGGCAGCAGCTGCATCAGGGTGTGATTTACTTTGTTCATAATGCCGGGAATAATCACCGGGGCGCCTGCGAGTGTTCTTTTCAGTGCAATCTCTGTCAGTGCGGGAGTAGACAACAGTCCCATTTTTCCTTTCAATCCCTGGCTGATAATACGCCGGGAAGTATGGGAATTGGTCATGATTGGACCGGGATAGACCACGCTTACATGTACCCCTGTATTATCCAGCTCCTCTTTTAGTCCGAGGAAGAAAGAAGAGATAAAAGCCTTCGACGCCGGATATACCGTTTTATAAGCGATGGGCGTGAAAGCAGCCATGCTGGCTATATTCATGATATAACTCCTGGGATGCTGCAGCAGATGCGGAATCAGGAGATGCGTCAGCAAAACAGTGCTGCGTACATTGAGCATGATAATATCGTCTATCCGTTCCAGTGAGGTAGTGGTAATGGAAGATGTGCCACCCACACCGGCGTTGTTGATCAGAAAATCGATGCGATGCTGCGCTGTAATGATTTGTAATTGTTGTTTCAGCATGTCACTGTCCGACAGGTCGAACTCAAATACGCGAACCTTCACATCATACTCCAGTTCCAGGTTTTCGGCTACAGAAAGAAGGTTGCTGCCGGGAAGTGCGATAAGTATAACGTTTCTGCCCATACGTGCGCACTGGATGGCGAATTCCCTGCCCAGGCCGGAACCAGCGCCGGTAATGAGCGTATAGTTATTGTTTGACATATACTTTATTTTCGAGCAGGCCCCTGAATTTGCTCATGGTCCTGAACAGGTTATCGTGAATGATCGGATCCGATACCCAGCGGGGAATCCTGCGACTGCGGTCCGTAGTTACCAAGTAGGTAATTTTCAGTTCTCCCGGAGCAGCAGGCTCTATCAGCCATTTGCCGCGGGTGCCGGTGATACGGGTAGTTTTATTATACAGCGGAAAGCGGCTATCGGCAATGCTTTCAAACGCCACCTCAGCGGCATCACTGCCCGAAAGGGCATGGTACTGGTAAAGCAGCAGGCAGTCCTGATCATCGACCGGCCAGGGAATATCGTACCGGATATACGTTATCCAGTTGGTGGTCTGTGGAGCGGGTACGATCTTATATTCGCTGGCATTGGTATTCCAGGCCTTGCCTCGGGCCTGATCCCTGAACAGGCCTATCACTGCCGGGATTTCGGTCTTTACAAAAAATACTGCCTTGATTTCGCGGACATTGTCTCCGTTACTTCCGGGAATCCAGCGCTCATACAGGGAGATCGCCTGATCGTGTTTCACCAGCTTAAAATCGCCCGTATCCACCCAAAGGGACCTGATAAAAATAATGCTGCTCATCAATAAAACAGGTAGGTGTGCCATACATCATCATTTACTGCAAAAATGCGCAGGCTGGCACGGGCGGCCAGCGATTTTCCGTTGAATTGTAGGATAAGCACCCTGACCTGTAGATATCTTTGTTAGGAGTAATGAAGGAATATTTATATATTAATTTTGTGGAAAGGCAATCGAGCCCGCATCCTATACAAAAATATCCCTTATATGAACTGGCAGAAAAAACTGATATTGAGCTATAGCCTGTTACTGAGCCTCTCTGTTGTAGCACAGCATAATAGTAACGCTGCTGAAGAAAAGAAAAAAGAGGCAGTTCAACTGATGGACAATGGCAATCCCGATGCCGCTATCGCGTTATTGGACGAGGCCCTGAAGCTGGATCCCGATAATCCGGCCATCATCTACGAAAAGGCAGCCGCCTTTTATATTAAGCAGGATTATAAGGCCGCCCGGAAGATCCTACGGGGGCTGTTGAAGAGAGATGACCCGGGCAGCGGGTATACCAGTTATTGGGGAATTGTGAAGATTTGCTCGGGAATACCAAAGATGCCATTGATACCTATGAAGATGGTCTGAAGCGCTATCCGGCTGCCGGGAACCTTTACCTGGAAAGGGGAGTGATGGAGATAAAGAAGGAAGATTATAGCAAAGCCGTTCAATTCTTTGAAAAAGGGATAGAACAGGCGCCTATGTTTTCTTCCAACTATTACTGGGCCGCACGATTATTTTGCCTGGGATCGGCCCAGAAATACTGGGGAATGATATACGGGGAGTTGTTTATGAACCTGGAGTCTGGTTCAAAACGAACAGCAGATATCAGTAAAATTCTCTACGATACTTATAAATCACAGATCCAGTTTCCAACAGATACGAGTATCAGCGTGCATTTTGCGGGGCCGATGACCATCAATATTAATTATAATCCCAAGGATGGGGCAAATGCGTTGGCTGAGTTGCTGAATCAGGCAAACAATATGAAACAGATGTACGGCACAAGGGTATATGAACCGGTGCTGAGCCTGGCATTGGCGGGGGAGAAGCGTATTGACCTGGCATCATTAAACCGTGTACGCACACGTTTTCTGGATGTGTACGAACAGCAGGGGCATCAGACCAGACAGCCGGTGGTATTGTTCGATCGTCAACGGGAAATCAGGACGGCCGGGCACCTGGAGGCTTATAATTACTGGTTGCTGAGCGAAGGGGATAAAGTCGCTTTCAATCATTGGCAACTGGCTAACGATGCCAAATGGCAGGCTTTTGTGGATTGGTTCAGGGAACATGCGATCAGTATTACCGACGATAATAAATTTAATATGGAGAAGTACTAAGTTTTATTAATTTGTCCGCCGGCTGCCTGTCAGGTAGCCGGCGGGCTTGTTTATAGTCTTGCCTAAACTAACAAGTGAATATGAAAAAATA
The genomic region above belongs to Chitinophaga sp. 180180018-3 and contains:
- a CDS encoding histidine kinase, translating into MNFQANEKLFSSKLFLYLSRILILYTFSTIFKSFDQTFITKWQIMDFRGQVFSFCYVVVGLIVWEGATWLATRIDKKTMNKNASGRLILLCGILLIYGLLAAFLFGLWYAGMDALFFHRYEAWESVRRFSYELNFGAFMFYLLILAFNGIIFYYSGWKEYQLQTERLMRENIQAKYDALRNQIDPHFFFNSLSVLTNLVYKSPDLSADYITQLAKTYRYILDKKFENLVPVQTELDFLDSYLFLIRIRHQQSIQFVAEISDKVRTKGLIPPVTLQLLIENAIKHNRFSAHDPLVIRVEHDDNFLIVSNHMRPKAHPEISSGIGLENIQNRYALIGNSNIVILKENEMFIVKLPIINAS
- a CDS encoding NAD-dependent epimerase/dehydratase family protein, with product MKKVLVTGASGFLGSNLTRELYRIGYDIKVLIRPSADIKCIADIPCEIFFGSIDNQEDVMEAVKGCDIVIHAACITEQWGVSFDAYEQANFTATRYIVAACLVRQVKRLIYVSTANTIGPGNKNNPGNELNGFTLFNANSGYINSKYLAQQYVLEQVVARQLPAVVVNPTFMIGPQDVKPSSGKLILYGLKHRLLFYPPGGKNFVHIRDVCKGIISAITNGKAGDCYLLAGHNLSYGEFFRLLRKISGKKQLQIKIPAFILRAAGLFGSIPGISSKLNYTTAYLLCLDNYYSGKKSERDLQVRYTPVEAAVSGAFNWFKENNYF
- a CDS encoding SDR family NAD(P)-dependent oxidoreductase, producing the protein MSNNNYTLITGAGSGLGREFAIQCARMGRNVILIALPGSNLLSVAENLELEYDVKVRVFEFDLSDSDMLKQQLQIITAQHRIDFLINNAGVGGTSSITTTSLERIDDIIMLNVRSTVLLTHLLIPHLLQHPRSYIMNIASMAAFTPIAYKTVYPASKAFISSFFLGLKEELDNTGVHVSVVYPGPIMTNSHTSRRIISQGLKGKMGLLSTPALTEIALKRTLAGAPVIIPGIMNKVNHTLMQLLPLTLRLKLVSREVKKEIPYSLSL
- a CDS encoding START domain-containing protein, with translation MAHLPVLLMSSIIFIRSLWVDTGDFKLVKHDQAISLYERWIPGSNGDNVREIKAVFFVKTEIPAVIGLFRDQARGKAWNTNASEYKIVPAPQTTNWITYIRYDIPWPVDDQDCLLLYQYHALSGSDAAEVAFESIADSRFPLYNKTTRITGTRGKWLIEPAAPGELKITYLVTTDRSRRIPRWVSDPIIHDNLFRTMSKFRGLLENKVYVKQ
- a CDS encoding tetratricopeptide repeat protein translates to MNWQKKLILSYSLLLSLSVVAQHNSNAAEEKKKEAVQLMDNGNPDAAIALLDEALKLDPDNPAIIYEKAAAFYIKQDYKAARKILRGLLKRDDPGSGYTSYWGIVKICSGIPKMPLIPMKMV